TGTGGCGCACAGGCGAAAGCCGTCGCACAGGTCTTCCACGTATGTCAGGTGATAGAAGATCTCGCCATTGCCAAGCAGCACGAACCGGCCACGCGCCACTCCGCCGAACAGCTTCAGCAAGCGTCGGTCACCGGGGCCATAGATCCCGGACGGACGGGCGATCACCAACTCGACGCCTGTGTCTTTTGCCGCGGCGATGGCCAACTGCTCGCCCTCAACCTTGGTTTCCTGATACACATCGCCGGGCCGCAGCGGCGCCTCTTCATTCGCCGGAGGATGTTCCACATCACCGTGTACGCCGACCGTGCTGCAGTGCACGACGCGGCGGACGCCCGCGCGTGCTGCTTCCCTCACAAGCGACTCGACACCAATGGCGTTGACCGCGCGATAGGCCGACGCGGGTAATCCGGCGGTCCGGTAGAGCGCGCCGATGTTGTACACCACGTCGACGCCCTCACACGCGGCGCGCAGACTCGCGGCATCGGTGAGGTCGCCGCGGACCACTTCGATTCCCGCGTTGTTCAGGTCCCGCGCCTGGTCCGGCTGCCTGACAATGGCGCGCACGGTATCGCCCGCCGCCACCAGTCGCCGCACGAGGTGCCCACCGGTGAACCCCGTGGCCCCCGTGACCAGCGCTCTCACCGCTCCGCCACCATCGTCACCGGAGACCCCGCGAGCCAGAGCAGACCGGCGCCCCTGAGCACACGTTCCAACCCGCGTGTGAAGCCGAGCGAACCCACCGCCTTGTGAAACGCGATCGGCATGACGAATTGCCGGTGAATGTGGACCACGCGGTATCCACTCGCCTGGAACGCGGCAATGACACTGCGTTCCGACATCACCCGGTACGCTTCGACCTTGTGCCCGGCGGCGCGTCTGAGATGCCTCACACCGCTTTCGACAGCGGCCAGGCTCGACGCCGAAGGGAAATCCACCACAACGCGACGGCGCGCGACACGGCACAATTCGCCGACGCACCGCGACCAGTCGGGCGTGTGCATGAGGACCCGCAGTGAAACGGCCGCGTCGAAATGCCCGGCCGGAAACGGCAAGGCATGCGCATCTCCCACTTCGAAGTTCAGGGCGACGCCTGCGCTTGCGGCGCGTTCGCGCGCCACATCGAGCATTTCGGACGAGGCATCCACTCCCACCACCGTCGCGCCCGCGCGCGCGAGGCCGATCGCTGCGCGTCCAGTGCCGGTGCCGACGTCCACCACCGAGCACCCTGCTAGCGGATGATCACCGTCGCCGGTCCCCAGTGGGGCGAAGGCCGCCATGAGCAAGGCCTCCTGTTCGGCGAGCAGGTGCCGGCCGATCGGACCACTGAACCGCAGGTTGTCGAATCCTTCCGCCACATCCTTGCTGGCGTAATGCGTGTAGCTGTAGTGCTGACGATTCATCGGACGAGCACCTCATACGCACGGCGCGTCTTTTCGATGAAGGCTTCGTCGCTGTACTTCGTGTTGGCGAGTTCGCGTGCGCGCGCTCCAATGGTCACGGCGGTAGGGTCGCTCATCGCCCGGAGCAGGCCCTTGGCCAATTCGTCTGGCGTGGCCGCCGTCAGAATCGCCACGTCGTCATTAAGGACCTGCGTGTGCGTGCGCAGACGCGTGGCCACTATCGGCCGCCCCGACCGGAGGTACTGGTAGATCTTCAGTGGCGTGTTCGTGCCACTCGAACGTGGCGACACCAGGGTTGTGGCCGCGTCGAGATAAGCCGGCACTTCTTCGGCGGGTCGTTGGCCGGTGAAGATGACCGCCGACGAGAGTCCGAGACGGTCAACGGCAACACGTGCCGTCGCGACCTGCGCGGGTTCGCCTCCCACCATCACAAGCCGGGCTTCCGGACGAGCCGCCACCACAATCCGCATCGCGTCATAAAGCAGGTCAAGGCCCTGGTACGCCTCAAACGTGCCCGTGTAGAGCACAACCGGCGTGGCTTCGTCGAGGCCCAGCGACCGTCGCACGGCGAGTCCGGTACCTGCCGACGGCGCCGCACCCGAGCCTGCGGCGTTTTCGATCAGCACGGTGGGCACCGGCAACTTCAGCGCCTTCACTGTGTCGTCGAGATCCTCGCAGATCACAATCACGACCCCCGAGCGCTTGATCATCAGGCGTTCGATCCATCCGAACAACGCGGCCAGGCCCTTGAACTTGCCGAACCCGAAGTTCGAGATCTGCTGCGGCAGGCTCGAGTGCATGTCGTACAGATGGGGCTTGCGCAGCATTGCGGCAAGCACAATTCCGATCGCGCCGCCTTCCTCGTGCGAGTGGATGACGTCGTACTTCCGCGTGAGCGCCAGTCGCAGTGCGGTGAGCGACAGGAGCGCATCGAGCGGCACCTTCGCCCACGACGGCCCGATTCGCACGCGCGACACAAATGGCGGGGCCATCGAGCGCACGATCGTCAACCCGGGCATCTGGACGTCACTGCCAAACGGGTAGGTGACCAGATCGACCGTGTGTCCGAGGGTGGTCAACGCCCGAATGCGGTGTAATTCAGAAAACGGGGTTCCCCGGGGCTCAAAAAACGGCTCCGGCGCGATCATGAGAATGTGCATGCCGTCAGGGCCCGATCGCGTGGGCGTTGGGGCTGCGGATGATTGTATACCCGCGTGTTACACTTCGCCCCCGGTAGTAGCTCGCGTCGATCCTG
This Acidobacteriota bacterium DNA region includes the following protein-coding sequences:
- a CDS encoding NAD-dependent epimerase/dehydratase family protein, whose protein sequence is MRALVTGATGFTGGHLVRRLVAAGDTVRAIVRQPDQARDLNNAGIEVVRGDLTDAASLRAACEGVDVVYNIGALYRTAGLPASAYRAVNAIGVESLVREAARAGVRRVVHCSTVGVHGDVEHPPANEEAPLRPGDVYQETKVEGEQLAIAAAKDTGVELVIARPSGIYGPGDRRLLKLFGGVARGRFVLLGNGEIFYHLTYVEDLCDGFRLCATVPAAAGRTYILAGGEVTTLKALIEITAEVAGVAPPRLRLPVWPFWLAGAACEAVCAPLGVAPPIYRRRVDFFTKSRAFDISRARAELGFAPAVSLRDGIGRTLEWYRGQHWI
- a CDS encoding class I SAM-dependent methyltransferase gives rise to the protein MNRQHYSYTHYASKDVAEGFDNLRFSGPIGRHLLAEQEALLMAAFAPLGTGDGDHPLAGCSVVDVGTGTGRAAIGLARAGATVVGVDASSEMLDVARERAASAGVALNFEVGDAHALPFPAGHFDAAVSLRVLMHTPDWSRCVGELCRVARRRVVVDFPSASSLAAVESGVRHLRRAAGHKVEAYRVMSERSVIAAFQASGYRVVHIHRQFVMPIAFHKAVGSLGFTRGLERVLRGAGLLWLAGSPVTMVAER
- a CDS encoding glycosyltransferase family 4 protein, producing MTTLGHTVDLVTYPFGSDVQMPGLTIVRSMAPPFVSRVRIGPSWAKVPLDALLSLTALRLALTRKYDVIHSHEEGGAIGIVLAAMLRKPHLYDMHSSLPQQISNFGFGKFKGLAALFGWIERLMIKRSGVVIVICEDLDDTVKALKLPVPTVLIENAAGSGAAPSAGTGLAVRRSLGLDEATPVVLYTGTFEAYQGLDLLYDAMRIVVAARPEARLVMVGGEPAQVATARVAVDRLGLSSAVIFTGQRPAEEVPAYLDAATTLVSPRSSGTNTPLKIYQYLRSGRPIVATRLRTHTQVLNDDVAILTAATPDELAKGLLRAMSDPTAVTIGARARELANTKYSDEAFIEKTRRAYEVLVR